Proteins from one Victivallis lenta genomic window:
- a CDS encoding LacI family DNA-binding transcriptional regulator, translating into MPVTIHDLAKLAGLNASTISRALRNDPRVRKSTRELVRELARRHGYTPNLPARQLAAGRTGNIWFSFGSPQAAIELETAMALNDLVTRGKYDLQLVLHNNSPERLRQHLNKLCQKVADGVLVIPPGDTDACAGLTGLVNSLPVPVIMVDRYWAELECPVVTSDNREPVRRMIDRCVEWGARSFYLEYAGSNPVSRNRAEAARACLAERNLPVLPYPDSGRIDNELPAAVLGNSGSFTPTGRAELYGAFFDGCDNSALRSFRHVIVCRQNFPAIAERAASILFGLLHDPEAEAPAFTEIPPREFLEL; encoded by the coding sequence ATGCCGGTGACCATACATGATCTCGCGAAGCTCGCCGGGCTGAATGCTTCGACGATTTCGCGGGCTCTGCGCAACGATCCGCGGGTCAGGAAATCGACCCGGGAGCTTGTTCGCGAGCTGGCGCGGCGGCACGGCTATACGCCGAATCTTCCGGCGCGCCAGCTCGCCGCGGGCCGGACCGGGAACATCTGGTTCAGCTTCGGCTCCCCGCAGGCCGCGATCGAGCTGGAGACCGCCATGGCGCTGAACGATCTCGTCACGCGCGGAAAGTACGACCTTCAGCTTGTGCTGCACAACAACTCCCCGGAGCGGCTGCGCCAGCACCTGAACAAGCTCTGCCAGAAAGTCGCGGACGGCGTGCTGGTCATTCCCCCCGGCGACACCGATGCCTGTGCCGGACTGACCGGGCTGGTGAATTCGCTGCCGGTCCCGGTCATCATGGTGGACCGTTACTGGGCCGAGCTCGAGTGTCCGGTGGTCACCAGCGACAACCGGGAGCCGGTTCGCCGGATGATCGACCGCTGTGTCGAATGGGGAGCCCGGAGTTTTTATCTCGAATATGCCGGCAGCAACCCGGTTTCGCGCAACCGGGCCGAAGCCGCGCGTGCCTGTCTCGCGGAACGGAATCTGCCGGTCCTGCCCTACCCGGATTCGGGGCGGATCGACAATGAGCTTCCGGCGGCCGTGCTCGGCAACTCCGGCAGCTTTACGCCGACTGGACGGGCGGAACTGTACGGCGCGTTTTTCGACGGCTGCGACAACTCCGCGCTCCGCAGCTTTCGTCACGTCATCGTCTGCCGCCAGAATTTTCCGGCGATCGCGGAGCGGGCCGCATCGATTCTTTTCGGGCTCCTGCACGATCCGGAGGCAGAGGCTCCCGCCTTCACGGAAATCCCGCCCCGCGAATTTCTCGAACTCTGA
- a CDS encoding rhomboid family intramembrane serine protease yields MSLFDRGYMRNPYAGAERRDDSGRSMLFTLILINLGVFLSTLFMPESLLDTLMLSSGGIRQFKIFQLVTAGFLHVDFWHFFFNMWGLYIFGGLVAPNLGGKRFLWLYLAGAVAGNLLFLILNWYSPVRLLGASGAVFAVMVGAAMFEPNRQFIVFPAPFPVRTRTLVVCYTVLEILLMVSGTQDGIAHLAHLGGVLGGYFYLKALYGSSLPWDPFRHRARPGEAPRRFSVMSDPPRNFKGGPVGSKELDELLDKVSKYGINSLSEHELARLRQAREEMRGTRK; encoded by the coding sequence ATGAGTTTGTTCGACAGAGGCTATATGCGCAATCCGTATGCCGGGGCCGAACGCCGCGACGACAGCGGGCGGAGCATGCTTTTCACGCTGATCCTGATCAATCTCGGCGTGTTCCTGAGCACGCTTTTCATGCCGGAATCGCTGCTCGACACGCTGATGCTGAGCTCGGGCGGCATCCGGCAGTTCAAGATTTTCCAGCTGGTGACCGCCGGATTTCTGCATGTCGATTTCTGGCACTTCTTCTTCAACATGTGGGGTCTTTACATCTTCGGCGGCCTGGTCGCCCCCAATCTCGGCGGAAAACGGTTCCTGTGGCTCTACCTGGCCGGCGCGGTGGCCGGCAATTTGCTGTTCCTGATTCTGAACTGGTATTCGCCGGTCCGGCTGCTCGGAGCTTCGGGCGCCGTCTTTGCGGTCATGGTCGGCGCGGCGATGTTCGAGCCGAACCGGCAGTTCATCGTCTTTCCGGCTCCGTTTCCGGTGCGCACCCGGACGCTGGTCGTCTGCTACACGGTCCTCGAAATCCTGCTGATGGTGAGCGGCACGCAGGACGGCATCGCCCATCTCGCCCACCTCGGCGGCGTGCTCGGCGGTTATTTCTATCTGAAAGCTCTCTACGGCAGTTCGCTGCCGTGGGATCCGTTCCGTCACCGGGCCCGGCCCGGGGAAGCGCCGCGCCGGTTCAGTGTGATGTCCGATCCGCCGCGCAATTTCAAAGGCGGCCCGGTCGGCTCGAAGGAGCTCGACGAACTGCTCGACAAGGTCTCCAAATACGGAATCAACAGCCTTTCGGAGCATGAGCTCGCCCGGCTGCGGCAGGCGCGCGAAGAGATGCGCGGCACCCGGAAATAG
- a CDS encoding alpha-mannosidase yields MLQREFDLYLDRARHFYKRLADELFFETVPMEAEFRHCADPVPYAKRLEGEYRPIREGERWGGPWDSGWFRLTAEVPAAWAGKPVALAVNLNGEALLFRDGVPYFGFSGGSVFGENYRKEIFQLPYEVAAGQKLEFWVEAAANSLFGMEMNGEPSLHTLYPYGDYKGVANKLRIGLFNRELWHLRLDFEVLLDLVSVLPPRGRRTDEIVMAMNDAANRFAENPANAGIAREALKKVLSRPAVSSAMTACATGHAHIDTGWLWPVRESIRKCARTFASQLLLLEQYPDYVFGASAPQHYAFVKEHYPELYEKIKAAVKSGRWELQGGMWVEADCNLISGESMVRQFLHGKNFFMDEFGEDVKNLWIPDVFGYSAAMPQIIRQAGCDYFLTQKISWSWSNKFPYHTFNWRGIDGSEVLTHFPPEDTYNASVVPRELVPAETKFNENTILDEFMSLYGIGDGGGGPKEEYLERAKRLANLEGCPKVKFGRADRFFERIAACRDKLPTWSGELYLELHRGTLTVQARTKRNNRKLEELLATVEFAHSLLPLSEYPAEALDRIWKTLLINQFHDIIPGSSIRKVYETTEREHAEALEAAARLAGDAVRKLGRAASGAVTLVNSLSVPQDDPVVLPAEWDGSAVLDASGSALPAQIEDGRVVAAVTVPADALTVLARGAGRAPACEPLEGRVLENGLIRYEFDADGRLTRAFDKEAGREVLPPGAAGNEFSLYVERANNHEAWDIEIFYEQQKCGTAKSIEPARGWRGPVRSGLEFRLGIGNSRLVQRVTLAEGSKRLDFATEAEWHEERKMLRVAFPVAVFTEEANFDIQYGTVRRPTHRNTSWDAARFEVCGQKFADLSEEFYGAALLNDCKYGYKVFGTTLDLCLLRAPKFPDWDADQGHHEFIYSFLPHTGSLNNSGVRSEAAKLNRPALAVPGVAAETVSPLSLEAATVALTVVKKAEKEDCLVIRLVEQAGRNSQAVLTVPAGKRLVGTNLLEWTNDDVLTPEAGTVALTFRPYEIKTFKVV; encoded by the coding sequence ACGGCGAAGCGCTGCTTTTCCGGGACGGAGTGCCGTATTTCGGCTTCTCCGGCGGCTCGGTGTTCGGCGAGAACTACCGCAAGGAGATCTTCCAGCTGCCGTATGAGGTCGCGGCCGGACAGAAGCTCGAATTCTGGGTCGAAGCGGCGGCCAATTCGCTCTTCGGCATGGAGATGAACGGCGAACCCTCTCTCCATACGCTGTACCCTTACGGCGACTATAAGGGCGTGGCGAACAAGCTGCGGATCGGACTTTTCAACCGCGAGCTCTGGCATCTGCGGCTCGATTTCGAAGTGCTGCTCGACCTCGTTTCGGTGCTGCCGCCGCGCGGCCGCCGCACCGACGAGATCGTCATGGCCATGAACGACGCCGCGAACCGCTTTGCGGAGAATCCGGCCAATGCCGGCATCGCGCGGGAGGCGCTGAAGAAAGTCCTGTCGCGCCCGGCCGTCTCTTCGGCCATGACCGCATGCGCGACCGGCCATGCCCACATCGACACGGGATGGCTCTGGCCGGTCCGCGAATCGATCCGCAAATGCGCCCGCACCTTTGCCAGCCAGCTGCTGCTGCTTGAGCAGTATCCGGATTACGTCTTCGGCGCTTCGGCTCCGCAGCACTACGCATTTGTCAAGGAACACTACCCCGAACTGTACGAAAAGATCAAAGCCGCGGTCAAATCCGGCCGCTGGGAGCTGCAGGGCGGCATGTGGGTCGAAGCGGACTGCAATCTCATTTCGGGCGAATCGATGGTCCGGCAGTTCCTCCACGGCAAGAATTTCTTTATGGACGAGTTCGGCGAGGACGTGAAGAATCTCTGGATTCCGGACGTGTTCGGCTACTCCGCCGCGATGCCGCAGATCATCCGGCAGGCCGGGTGCGACTATTTCCTGACCCAGAAGATTTCGTGGAGCTGGTCGAACAAGTTCCCGTATCATACCTTCAACTGGCGCGGCATCGACGGCAGCGAGGTGCTGACCCATTTCCCTCCCGAAGACACCTACAACGCCTCGGTCGTTCCGCGCGAGCTCGTTCCGGCCGAAACCAAGTTCAACGAGAATACGATTCTCGACGAATTCATGAGCCTTTACGGCATCGGCGACGGCGGCGGCGGCCCGAAGGAGGAGTATCTCGAGCGCGCGAAGCGCCTGGCGAACCTCGAAGGCTGTCCGAAGGTAAAATTCGGCCGCGCGGACCGCTTTTTCGAGCGGATCGCCGCCTGCCGCGACAAGCTGCCGACCTGGAGCGGCGAGCTGTATCTCGAACTCCATCGCGGCACACTGACCGTCCAGGCCCGCACGAAGCGCAACAACCGCAAGCTTGAGGAATTGCTGGCGACCGTCGAATTCGCCCATTCGCTCCTGCCCCTTTCCGAATATCCGGCCGAGGCGCTGGACAGGATATGGAAAACTCTTCTTATCAATCAGTTCCATGACATCATCCCGGGTTCTTCGATCCGGAAGGTTTATGAGACGACCGAACGCGAGCACGCCGAAGCGCTCGAAGCTGCCGCCCGGCTCGCAGGAGATGCGGTCCGGAAGCTCGGCAGGGCCGCTTCCGGCGCCGTCACGCTGGTCAATTCGCTCTCCGTCCCGCAGGATGATCCGGTCGTGCTGCCGGCGGAGTGGGACGGTTCCGCCGTGCTGGATGCGTCCGGCAGCGCGCTTCCGGCCCAGATCGAAGACGGGCGCGTCGTTGCGGCGGTCACCGTTCCCGCCGATGCGCTTACAGTTCTGGCGCGCGGTGCCGGGAGAGCGCCGGCCTGCGAACCGCTGGAGGGGCGTGTGCTCGAAAACGGGCTGATCCGCTACGAATTCGACGCGGACGGCCGTCTCACCCGGGCGTTCGACAAGGAGGCCGGCCGCGAGGTCCTGCCGCCCGGAGCTGCCGGCAACGAGTTTTCGCTCTACGTCGAGCGCGCGAACAACCATGAGGCGTGGGATATCGAAATTTTCTACGAGCAGCAGAAGTGCGGCACGGCGAAGAGCATCGAACCGGCGCGCGGCTGGCGCGGCCCGGTCCGCTCCGGCCTCGAATTCCGCCTCGGAATCGGCAATTCACGGCTGGTTCAGCGCGTCACGCTCGCCGAAGGAAGCAAGCGGCTCGACTTCGCGACCGAAGCGGAATGGCACGAGGAGCGCAAAATGCTGCGGGTCGCCTTCCCGGTCGCCGTATTCACCGAAGAGGCGAATTTCGACATTCAGTACGGCACGGTCAGGCGGCCGACCCACCGCAATACGAGCTGGGACGCCGCCCGCTTCGAGGTCTGCGGCCAGAAATTTGCGGACCTGTCGGAGGAGTTTTACGGCGCGGCGCTGCTGAACGACTGCAAATACGGCTACAAAGTGTTCGGCACGACGCTCGACCTCTGCCTGCTGCGCGCGCCGAAGTTTCCGGACTGGGATGCGGACCAGGGACATCACGAGTTCATTTACAGCTTCCTGCCGCACACCGGCAGTCTGAACAACTCCGGCGTCCGTTCCGAGGCCGCCAAGCTGAACCGGCCGGCTCTGGCGGTTCCGGGCGTTGCGGCCGAAACCGTCTCGCCGCTTTCGCTCGAGGCTGCGACGGTCGCGCTCACCGTCGTCAAGAAGGCAGAGAAGGAGGATTGCCTCGTCATCCGCCTTGTCGAGCAGGCCGGGCGGAATTCGCAGGCGGTCCTGACCGTTCCGGCCGGGAAGCGGCTGGTCGGGACCAATCTGCTGGAGTGGACGAACGATGACGTTCTCACGCCGGAGGCCGGAACGGTTGCACTGACATTCCGCCCGTATGAAATCAAAACCTTCAAGGTCGTCTGA
- the queA gene encoding tRNA preQ1(34) S-adenosylmethionine ribosyltransferase-isomerase QueA gives MLSTSLFDYDLPEELIAQHPAGRRDGSRMLVLDRASGACEIRPFGAIREYLSAGDALIYNDTRVLRGRMYARKNGDPAGAKFELLLVQALDPERRKWNALLKPGKRALPGVSAVLLDGGGALNAAGDRFTVLGRNDDGSFIIEFNTADSDRLQMQYGHIPLPPYITRGDETADAERYQTVYADKAGAVAAPTAGLHFTPEILSELAAAGVREGAVTLHVGPGTFKPVSVENAEEHKMHSEEYFLTPETAELVNSAHAAGKRVLAVGTTTVRTLESCAEPDGTVRARHGNTQIFLYPPYRVRSVDLLLTNFHLPKSTLLMLVSCFCDREKVLAAYELAIRERMRFYSYGDCMLLK, from the coding sequence ATGCTCAGCACCTCGCTTTTCGATTACGATCTGCCGGAAGAGCTGATCGCCCAGCATCCGGCCGGGCGTCGCGACGGCTCGCGCATGCTCGTGCTCGACCGGGCCTCCGGAGCGTGTGAAATCCGGCCGTTCGGCGCGATCCGCGAATATCTCTCGGCCGGAGACGCCCTGATCTACAACGATACGCGCGTCCTTCGCGGCCGCATGTACGCCCGGAAAAACGGCGACCCTGCCGGCGCGAAGTTCGAACTGCTGCTCGTTCAGGCGCTTGATCCCGAACGGCGGAAGTGGAACGCGCTTCTGAAGCCGGGAAAACGGGCGCTCCCCGGCGTTTCCGCCGTACTTCTCGACGGCGGCGGCGCCCTCAATGCGGCGGGCGACCGCTTCACCGTGCTCGGCCGCAATGACGACGGCAGTTTCATCATTGAATTCAACACGGCGGATTCCGACCGGCTGCAGATGCAGTACGGCCATATTCCGCTGCCGCCCTATATCACGCGCGGCGACGAGACCGCCGACGCCGAACGGTACCAGACCGTCTATGCAGACAAGGCCGGGGCGGTGGCCGCGCCGACGGCCGGGCTCCATTTCACACCGGAAATTCTCTCGGAACTCGCCGCGGCGGGGGTGCGCGAAGGCGCGGTGACGCTGCACGTCGGCCCCGGAACCTTCAAGCCGGTGTCGGTCGAAAACGCCGAAGAGCACAAGATGCACAGCGAAGAGTATTTTCTGACGCCCGAAACCGCGGAACTGGTCAATTCGGCTCACGCGGCCGGGAAACGGGTGCTGGCTGTCGGCACAACGACGGTCCGGACGCTCGAAAGCTGCGCCGAACCGGACGGAACGGTCCGCGCCAGGCACGGCAATACGCAGATTTTCCTGTACCCGCCCTACCGGGTCCGGTCGGTCGATTTGCTGCTCACGAATTTCCATCTGCCGAAGAGCACGCTGCTCATGCTCGTCTCCTGCTTCTGCGACCGCGAAAAAGTGCTGGCCGCCTACGAGCTGGCGATCCGCGAAAGAATGCGCTTCTACAGCTACGGCGACTGCATGCTGCTGAAGTAG
- a CDS encoding alpha-isopropylmalate synthase regulatory domain-containing protein, whose amino-acid sequence MKSKHKSDNYVEVMDTTLRDGEQTPGVAFTPAEKLELAKMFMNRLKVDRLEIGSARVSEGERDAVVGILKWAEHRGCLEAMEILGFVDGGKSVDWIKASGGKVINLLTKGSENHCRVQLRKSPAKHFEEVANEILYAEKQGIKVNLYLEDWSNGMRHSFAYVHEFLSRLRDLPVERIMLPDTLGILEPAEVTTYLEWIYRAFPDLRLDFHGHNDYGMVTANSLAAVRAGVNGIHTTINGLGERTGNQALSQLVVAVNDMTNRKIRVVELELQHASELVQSISGKRCAWNYPVVGSDVFTQTCGVHADGDKKGNLYANLLLPERFGRRRNYALGKLSGKASIDQNLEEMNLELAPEVRQKVLQEVIRLGDKKKSVSPSDLPFIIAEVLSSPLESRLKVVDYEISTRAGSTPKARVAVEMDGVRAEATSPGDGGYDAFMRALRKCMKTFNLTLPKLLDYEVRIPPGGKTDALVETTITWALPGKTVSTTGIDPDQIVAAVFATEKMLNLLLPGAPQDKTEE is encoded by the coding sequence ATGAAATCGAAGCATAAATCCGACAATTACGTGGAAGTGATGGATACCACGCTGCGCGACGGGGAACAGACTCCCGGCGTCGCCTTCACTCCTGCCGAGAAACTCGAACTGGCCAAAATGTTCATGAACCGCCTGAAGGTGGACCGCCTCGAAATCGGTTCGGCCCGCGTTTCGGAGGGCGAACGCGACGCAGTCGTCGGCATCCTGAAGTGGGCCGAGCACCGCGGCTGCCTCGAGGCGATGGAAATCCTCGGTTTCGTCGACGGCGGCAAGTCGGTCGACTGGATCAAGGCGAGCGGCGGAAAGGTCATCAACCTGCTCACCAAGGGCTCCGAAAACCATTGCCGCGTTCAGCTGCGGAAGTCGCCGGCCAAGCATTTCGAGGAAGTGGCGAACGAAATCCTCTATGCCGAAAAGCAGGGAATCAAGGTCAATCTCTATCTGGAGGACTGGTCCAACGGCATGCGCCACAGTTTCGCCTACGTTCATGAGTTCCTCAGCCGGCTCCGCGACCTGCCGGTCGAGCGGATCATGCTGCCTGACACGCTCGGCATCCTCGAACCGGCCGAGGTTACGACCTACCTCGAATGGATCTACCGCGCGTTTCCGGATCTGCGGCTCGATTTTCACGGCCACAACGACTACGGCATGGTCACCGCGAACAGCCTCGCGGCCGTGCGGGCGGGCGTCAACGGCATCCACACGACGATCAACGGCCTCGGAGAGCGGACCGGCAACCAGGCGCTTTCGCAGCTGGTGGTCGCCGTCAACGATATGACGAACCGGAAAATCCGCGTGGTCGAGCTGGAACTCCAGCACGCCTCCGAACTGGTCCAGAGCATCTCCGGCAAGCGGTGCGCCTGGAACTACCCGGTCGTCGGCTCCGACGTCTTCACCCAGACCTGCGGCGTCCATGCCGACGGCGACAAGAAGGGGAATCTCTATGCGAATCTGCTGCTGCCGGAACGGTTCGGCCGCCGCCGGAACTATGCGCTCGGCAAACTCTCCGGCAAGGCGTCGATCGACCAGAACCTCGAGGAGATGAACCTCGAGCTTGCGCCGGAGGTCCGTCAGAAGGTGCTGCAGGAGGTGATCCGGCTCGGCGACAAAAAGAAGAGCGTATCGCCCTCCGACCTGCCGTTCATCATCGCCGAGGTGCTGAGTTCGCCGCTCGAATCCCGGCTCAAGGTCGTCGACTACGAGATCAGCACGCGGGCCGGCAGCACGCCGAAGGCGCGGGTCGCGGTCGAAATGGACGGCGTCCGGGCCGAAGCGACTTCGCCCGGCGACGGCGGCTACGACGCCTTCATGCGGGCGCTGCGGAAGTGCATGAAGACTTTCAACCTCACGCTGCCGAAGCTGCTCGACTACGAGGTGCGCATCCCGCCCGGCGGCAAGACCGACGCCCTGGTCGAAACCACGATCACCTGGGCGCTGCCCGGAAAAACCGTCAGCACGACCGGAATCGACCCCGACCAGATCGTCGCCGCCGTCTTCGCGACGGAAAAGATGCTGAACCTGCTGCTGCCGGGCGCGCCGCAGGATAAAACGGAAGAATAA